One Stratiformator vulcanicus genomic window, AACAGAAAGCTCAGGGGCAGGGCGGGGTCGCTAACGGCAGGCACAGTGCATCCCTTTTTCGGAGCGAACCCCGCGGGAAAGCACCGATCCATTAACGGCGGTCCGCCGATGAAGGGGCGGACGCCTGCTCGGGCCGAACCGCGTCGAAGGCTTCGTCGATTAGTTCTTTTTCGGGCGAACCGAGCGCAATGGCTTCAAAAACGGAACGCCCCCGCTGCTGTACTTCATCGACGCCCGCGGCGAACTCCTGCAATAATTTCGCCTGCGTCTTTGCTTGAAGGCCGCCGAAAATCTGCACGTTCTCGTCGATACTGAGCGTCATCAGGTAATGCACCGCGTCCGAAGTTTTCGATTTTGAGACGATGCTTTGCGCCTTCTCGATCGATTCGGTAACGCGTTCGTCCTTTAATTTCTGCAGTTCGATGCGGAATTCTTCCTTGAGCGCTTCCAACCGCTCCCGCTCCGCCGCGACGTCGTCGGCCTGCTTGGAGACGAGGTCGCGCAGGGAGCGAAGTTCTTCTTCCTTCGCCCCCAAAGCAAGTACACGCATGGCTCGCTCTTCGAGCACCGCGTTCATCGAGGGGGTTGTTTCATGAACCGCCGGTTCTTCCCCCAAATCTTCTTCTTCGCTCCCGAAGACCGCTCCCTGAATTTCGGAAATCGTTTCGCCTGTCAATTGTCCGCGCGCGTACAGAATTCCGGCCGCGATCAATTGAGCCGACAGGATCGCCACGGCGAGCAAACCGACAAACGCACCCAGAATTCGCATGGTTATCGCCCTAATCTCAAAGAGTCAGCCGTCACGCCTGTCGACGTCGATCCCGTCGCCGCCACCCCGTTCCACTGATCGGTCGCAACGCGGTCGTCAATGCGCTGTGATCGCTTGTCGAATTCTGCCCGCTGACGCTCTTTCAGTTTTTCGAGCGTCTTCACTTCACGGTCGGCGAGGACGAGCGCGGCTTGCACCTGTCGAAGTTGATTCTCAACGAGTTCCTTCTGGCGACGATTCGCCATGATCTGGGCCGAGAGTTGAGAGCAGTAGTAGCGAAGCGAGGCGGCTTGATCGACATCGAACCGTCCGCCGGCGCTCATGTCACGCAAACGACCAACCGACTCGCTCCGGTCTTGTGACAACACGCTCAGGCCGTCCTCAACTTTTCGAGCGTCCTCGATCACCCCGGCAAGCAGGGCGCGGACGATGTCCCGCCGATAGCGGCGGAATTTCAGTACTGGCTCTAGCCGAAAACGAAACACGATTACGTTGCCTCGCGTTCGGTTTCAGGATTGTTCGGCTCGGCGGAAGCAACTCGGCCGACCAGTTCGAGTCGCTGACGCAGCGTGGCCAGATAACGCCGCGTCTCTTCCGCCGGTGTCGATTCGCTGATCGATTGGCAAAGAAAATCGCGGAGAAGGGCCTCGCAACGAACAGCTTGGTCGACGAGTGGGTCGGCACCGTTCTGATAGGCACCGATCGAAATCAGATCCTCGGCATCGCGATGCGCGGCCAGAACTCGCCGGATATGGTCAGCCGCGGACAGATGATCGGCGGAAGCCAACATTGGCATCAATCTGCTGATGCTGGCGGGCACGTCGATTGCTGGCCAGTGGGCCCGCTCGGCGAGTCGACGCGAGAGCATCACGTGACCATCGAGGACGCCTCGGACGGTGTCGGAGATCGGCTCGCTGGTATCGTCACCGTCGACCAGAATTGTGTAAATGCCGGTGATGCTCCCGCGTGACGTTCGCCCGCTCCGTTCCAGCAACCGGGGCAACTTCGCGAAGACACTCGGCGGGAAGCCGCGAGTGGCAGGCGGTTCGCCGGCGGCCAATCCGATTTCTCGCTGCGCGAGGGCGAATCGCGTTACGCTGTCCATCATCAGCACGACGTCGCGGCCCTGATCGCGAAAGTATTCGGCGATCGCCGTTCCGTAGGATGCAGCCTTTAACCGCAGCACGGCCGGCTCATCGCCCGTCGCTGCGACGACAACGCTGCGGGCGAGGCCTTCGGGGCCGAGGTCATTTTCAATGAACTCTCGGACCTCTCGGCCGCGTTCCCCGACGAGAACGACGACGTTAACGTCAGCCGAAGAAGATCGAGCGATCTGGCCCAGCAGGGTACTTTTCCCGACGCCGCTACCGGCGAACAATCCGATCCGCTGTCCGTGGCCGATCGTGAGCATCCCGTCGAGAACGCGGACTCCGGTCTCGAGCGGGCGATCAATCGGCTCACGCTCCATCGGTCGAACTGGCGGCGGTTGCAATGGACGGCACTCACGCAGCGTCACCGGAGGACCGCCGTCAATGCAGCGTCCCTGCGCATCGAGAACACGGCCTAACAGTCGTTCGCCGCAGCGGACGGTGGGGTTCGACTGAACCAGTTCGACGGCATCGCCGCGACGCACGCCGTCCACATCGGCATGGGGCAATAGTAGGGTCGCCTCATCCGAGAACCCGACGACCTCTGCTGGAACACTCCCGCCTCGACCGGTGCGGATGCGGCAAACGGAGCCGAGCGGAACTGGCAGCCCCGCGACGGCGATCGTCATACCGACGATCCGGCTGACGCACCCGGTCACACCGAACGGCACGATCTTGTCCATCTGGCCGATCAACTCGGTGGCGACTGTCACGACAACGCTCCGTGCGTTTCAGAAGTCGACTTCTGTCGCGAACCTGCCGGGATCAGTTCTGAGCAAATGCGATTGATTCGAGTTTCGAGCCGCCCGTCGATCCGCCCGAATGTTGTTGCGATCACGCAGTCCCCGCGGTGAAGGGCGGGGTCAGTCTGAACCGCAACTGAGCCGAGGCCCGCGAGTTGTTCGCGGATGTCTTCGATGCAGTCACCGATCACATCGCGATCTTTCGGGTGCAGGCGGATCGTGACCTCCCCCGAATCGACGGCGAATCGCAGCGCATCGGCAGTCAGGTCGGCGACGGCGGTCGGATCGGTCTCGACAACTTGCCCGAGAAGTCGCGTTGCGATCGCGGCAGCCAATTCGATCGCGGCAGCGTCCCACTCGCCGAGAAAGCGTTCTCGATCGACGTCAATTCGGCGGGCGACGTCATGAATAGCAGTCACGGCATCGCGGCATTGTTCGGCCGCCATTTCGGCCGCCAGAATTTTCGCCCGCCGCTGAATTTCGTTCTCGGCATCGCCTAAACCCGCTTGTCGCCCCTGCTCAAAGCCTTCCGCGTACGCTTGCTCGCGGATCGATTGGGAGGACGCCGTAGCTTCTTCAACCATCGTCGCGGTCTTGTCGCGCACCGCCGCGAGATGAGCTTCGCACTTGCGATTGAGGTCTTCGAGATTGAACGCGACCATCGACCCCAACTCGCGGGTCGCTTCGGACTTCAAAACTCGAGCGCGTTCCATGGTTGCTACCAACGTGTATCGACAATGCGGGCGGCAACAATATCAGTCGGGCATCGAGCGCGCGAAGAGCGGTTGTTGATCGGAACAAAATGAGCGCCGACCGGCGACCACGTTCGGCACCCACTGCGGGCAAATAGCCGGCGTGCTCCTAGCTGATGTACTGTTCGGTCTCGGCGCCGCCGGCGACTTCGATTTCGCCGGAATCTTCCAAGCGGCGGACCGCATCGACGATTTGCTGCTGCACGGCTTCGACTTCGCTGACTTTGACGGGTCCGAGATATCCCATCTCCTCGTTGAGCCGCTCGGCCGCTCTTTGCGAGAGGTTTCCGAGCACCTTCTGTTTGATCTCTTCCGAGGCCCCTTTGAGGGCGACGGCCCACTGGCTGTTGTCGACCTCTTTGAGCAACGCCTGAATGGCTTTGCTGTCGAGCTTGAGCAGGTCATCGAAGACGAACATCAAACGGCGGATTTCATCGACGAGATCGGAGTCCTCTTCTTCGAGGCTTTCGAGAATGCCTTTGTTCGTCATGCGGTCAGTGACGTTGAGAATCTCCGCAACCATCGGCACGCCGCCGGCTTTCTCGGCTTGCTGATTGAATGACGAATTCATCCGCGTCCGCAGACTCGACTCGACATCGTTGATCACTTCCGGACTTGTCGTTTCCATGGTCGCGACGCGGCGGATCACGTCGATCTGCTTCGTCGCTGACAGACCACTGAGAACCTCTGCCGCCATGGATGGCGGCAGATGAGAAAGAATGAGGGCGATCGTCTGCGGATGTTCTTCGG contains:
- a CDS encoding flagellar export protein FliJ, which gives rise to MFRFRLEPVLKFRRYRRDIVRALLAGVIEDARKVEDGLSVLSQDRSESVGRLRDMSAGGRFDVDQAASLRYYCSQLSAQIMANRRQKELVENQLRQVQAALVLADREVKTLEKLKERQRAEFDKRSQRIDDRVATDQWNGVAATGSTSTGVTADSLRLGR
- a CDS encoding FliI/YscN family ATPase; the protein is MTVATELIGQMDKIVPFGVTGCVSRIVGMTIAVAGLPVPLGSVCRIRTGRGGSVPAEVVGFSDEATLLLPHADVDGVRRGDAVELVQSNPTVRCGERLLGRVLDAQGRCIDGGPPVTLRECRPLQPPPVRPMEREPIDRPLETGVRVLDGMLTIGHGQRIGLFAGSGVGKSTLLGQIARSSSADVNVVVLVGERGREVREFIENDLGPEGLARSVVVAATGDEPAVLRLKAASYGTAIAEYFRDQGRDVVLMMDSVTRFALAQREIGLAAGEPPATRGFPPSVFAKLPRLLERSGRTSRGSITGIYTILVDGDDTSEPISDTVRGVLDGHVMLSRRLAERAHWPAIDVPASISRLMPMLASADHLSAADHIRRVLAAHRDAEDLISIGAYQNGADPLVDQAVRCEALLRDFLCQSISESTPAEETRRYLATLRQRLELVGRVASAEPNNPETEREAT
- a CDS encoding FliH/SctL family protein; the encoded protein is MERARVLKSEATRELGSMVAFNLEDLNRKCEAHLAAVRDKTATMVEEATASSQSIREQAYAEGFEQGRQAGLGDAENEIQRRAKILAAEMAAEQCRDAVTAIHDVARRIDVDRERFLGEWDAAAIELAAAIATRLLGQVVETDPTAVADLTADALRFAVDSGEVTIRLHPKDRDVIGDCIEDIREQLAGLGSVAVQTDPALHRGDCVIATTFGRIDGRLETRINRICSELIPAGSRQKSTSETHGALS
- the fliG gene encoding flagellar motor switch protein FliG, with protein sequence MDDIRKAAILLLSLEKPLAAEVLSQLPRHLVEGVTLEVAKLDDVTREQQESVLKEFGGLAKERTHIERGGIEFAEDLLTQSLGENGGTEIIESVRQSINSVPFAFLQKAGIDNLLTFITEEHPQTIALILSHLPPSMAAEVLSGLSATKQIDVIRRVATMETTSPEVINDVESSLRTRMNSSFNQQAEKAGGVPMVAEILNVTDRMTNKGILESLEEEDSDLVDEIRRLMFVFDDLLKLDSKAIQALLKEVDNSQWAVALKGASEEIKQKVLGNLSQRAAERLNEEMGYLGPVKVSEVEAVQQQIVDAVRRLEDSGEIEVAGGAETEQYIS